TGGCGTACAGCTCCGCGACGACATCCTGCTCAGGTTTCAGGGTAATCTCAGTCACGCCCCCAATGGTCATCGGTATGAACTTCTCCATATCCTCGAGTCCGTTTGAAATGAAGGAGAAGTCTCCAACTTCAGGCGCGTCCAAGTTGAATTTGTAATGAATGTTCCCAACCTCCAATTCGCCTTCCTTGCTCCATTTTGAGGCGACGGTATTCTTCACTAATTGTTTCATGTCTATATTGAGGGTCAAAGGTTCCGTGTTTTTGTTGTGAATCTTTGCTTTCAACGCAGAGTACGAAATGAatcttaaacacaaattaagcacatgataattCAATGATGCTTGCCCAGGCAAggaaccgcaatcatcggttaagatgcatgcgatCTAATCGACCgatctgggccatctcggctacgAACACAAACccttaatatacttaaaaaaaataacatgtgaaagttgttaaattatattttaaaactatataaaactaTCGttcactatatttaaaaatc
This DNA window, taken from Vanessa cardui chromosome 26, ilVanCard2.1, whole genome shotgun sequence, encodes the following:
- the LOC124540641 gene encoding spherulin-2A-like, giving the protein MAQIAKIHNKNTEPLTLNIDMKQLVKNTVASKWSKEGELEVGNIHYKFNLDAPEVGDFSFISNGLEDMEKFIPMTIGGVTEITLKPEQDVVAELYATAVHTMVRVDYETRLTGNVALNFDKKFEGHRFWSVDINALLAAGELKKVMHSLEVIDVVHFTEPKLLVKDATTGEVIFTAPLKMY